The Cryptomeria japonica chromosome 9, Sugi_1.0, whole genome shotgun sequence DNA segment ATATTCAATCAGAAGCCCATTTGACCATACAGTCTGCAACTCTATTCCACTTCCTAAAAGTATGAAATAAAATatcttttgtttgttttaaaatttatctgctatcaaatatatttttgaattatCAATATTTATTGCAAAATAATCTATAATCAATAATTTAAAAGTTCAATTTAATAAAATCATCATAAATCTAATACATAAATTCTTGTACtagtttaaaaattaatttaaatatagtGATATATCATTTTATCAATTTGAAATAAAACAAgactaatttaaaatttatatacataaaattaTATCTATTAGTCTATCTCTTTTTCAATATATATGATAAATAGAAACAATTgaaaatattttcttagttttttatGTTGAGAAGTATATTGTAGCAGATAACTCACTATCATGTATATAAAAACATTTATATataaatttgacaaccatttacATATTAAGTAATTAAAATTTGATATCGAGATCTCAAAACTAACATCTCTTGACATCTcttaacatcttttaaataaatatattaaaaatataattatcatAATTTTTCTTCTAATTAAATTTCATTataaataaacataatataacatagTAGCATAATTCAGTTAAATAGTTTGTGCATGCATATTAAGCTAACTATTATTACATGGTTGTGTGACACAGAGTTTTTCAAAGGACAGAGAGAATTGAAGTGGGACACCAGGCTCTCAATCATTAGAGGAGTTGCAAGTGGCCTAGCATTCATGCACCGAGAGTTCGAATCCCAGGGCAGCATTCCCCATGGCAACCTCAAGCCTTCCAATGTGATTCTGAGAGAAAACCTAGAACCATACATTGCAGACTATGGTTTCAATTCGCTGGTAGAAGCAGACacaatcccaacacctttcccttCAGATGCCTACAAAGCCCCAGAAAGAAAAATCACCCAAAAAACAGATGTGTACAGCTTTGGATTTATGCTCCTTGAATTACTAACAGGCAAAAGGGCTGATAATGGAGGCTTTAACCTCCCTAATTGGGTTCAGTCTGTTGTAAGAGAAGAGTGGGCTGTGAATGTCTTTGACAAAGAGATGGTGAGAAATGCAGGGGAGGATAGGATAGTTCAACTTCTGCAACTAGGCCTAAATTGTGTGAATATGGTACCTGAGATTAGGCCTACTATGAGCTATGCTTGTGATGTGATTGATGAGCTATGGGATCATGAAGAAGAGTCCAATAATTCTTTTGAgtcttcccagtcttcatttcaTTCAACCCACTTCACCACTGAATTGCCAGGAGGAGGGATTTCTATGGCCACACCAAGTCCTATCAGGAATCAATCAATTATGATATAAGGAGCTCGGATCTGTAATCTTCCTGCATGAGTGTTTGAGTATTAGTGGTTTGTGAAATAGTTTAAGTTGGATTTTATGGAAGAGTTATATTTTGCATGAGTGAGTGTTTGATGATTAGTGGTTTGGAAAATAGTTTAAGTTGGATTCTATGAAAGAGTTATAGTTTGTATGTTTGACGATCAGTAGTTTGCAAACTAGTTTAAGTTGGATTTTATGGAAGAGTTATAGTTTAATTGAATGGAATATCATGAGGTGTTTTTCTATTATGTTTAATGATTTGAATATCTTTATTTATAATAGTTTATCAAAAGAACAATTATAATTTAATTGCatatatataattcaattatttttattagaaaatctttttttttgatttaaaaatcTAAATATTGTATAAGTATTGCTGTACAAttttttttcatgatttaaaaTTCTCTAAATATGATACAATATGTTAAGATATATGTAATGAGTAGAAAACAATCTTAATTAAAAGGTTTATTTTgttcaaattttatattttaataaataaaattgattttttaaatgaatgcatgtcagttattattattaatttatagatAAAAATGATTATGAGATCATAGTCATTTATTAACTTTGTACAAAATTTACAGTCGATAGTTCTCAAATGGAGGGTCAAAAGCAAAAATCCTTAGAGATGTAAAGAAAAACCTCAAAGGCTGCATGCATTCAGCATTTAAAACATTAAATAGTCTACTAAACTATGGCAATACGGCATTTACTTTGGCATCCATTGAGCACCAAAATGAAACCAGAGTCCATTAATATTTTAAAGCATATTGCATCATTTATTGTAATCATACATTGCCATTTATAAGGTatgatttttttatattgaaaaaggTAAGAAAGAATTACAGAGAAGAACAGAGAAACGGAGAAGAGCTACAATGCTGTCACAGAACTGCAACAAAACAGTCCAACCAcacaaaccaaaatacaaagaggaGCAAGGAGAACAAGCATTTGTTTGATGGTTTTGTATTTAGAGTAGAAATTTAAGTTTGCTTGTGTGAAAAATGTCACAGTTAAAGTAAATGGTTTTGGGAAGCTCTTCTGCTTCATTTATGTATCATTTAGATAAAATTAGTGTGTAGTGGACTGCCACATCCTTGTCATATGTCGAATTTTGTATGAGGAgagaaataaatttgaaaaaaacataAATTAGGGGAGAGGATCCACTAGTTGAGCACCTTAATTTCTGAGTTTTTCAAAATCttatgtgaaaatttcaaatcaccctcaattttttacaataacttACTTGGGAAGTCTCCTGTTTATAACTAAGATTTTagggccacatcaacatgcttttttgcCAAGGcgtccaaaacagcccccccaaaaagtgagaccaatggTTGTGCAAAAATGACCCCCATACTTGTACAGTTGATATGTCATTACATGATTGGTTGCATCTTACAATTAagggatacatttcattcaattatggttaGTTATTATAGACAATAACAACTTTTAAGTCGTAACTATTGATGCAATGTTGTCTTAAATATTAGACATTAAATCAATAAATGTGGGTATTAAATGAACATCTAGCATCACACTGATTGAAATGCGCTAAAACACTGGGTCCTCTcctcattaattaaaaaaaattgaggtAGGTAGGTTAGTTGGATCACCGTGCCATTAAGAGGTATGCCGCTTTTCTTGGCAGGTAAAAAGAAAACTACACAAGGGAGAGGAGACCCACGACCCCTCCATCCAGAATAAGGGCATTGTCTTTTAGGGCAATTTTAGGTGTAAATGCACATTCCACATTGGTTGCTAGCATACTCCTCTCCTGCATTGAAAATGAGAATTTTGATAGGCATCAAAGCAGAAAGGAGGAGAGAATTCTCAGTCTGGTTTTAGACTCTCCTGAAGCATGCAGTATAAAGTAAAGTGGAGAACACGAGCTGCAGAGGAGAAAATTAAAAGAGGGGAAAACTACAGGTCATGGGAAGGAAGAAAATAGTGTATTGAGAAGGAAAATGGAGCATGTGGGAGAAAATTAGAGAGAGAAAAGGGCAAATAAAATCAAAAGTGATGTTGGGAGAAATAACGGAGAAACGTGAGGAGGAAGACACAGAATGGCGTGAGAAGATGGAGGAGGAGCATAACAAGGTCTCATGAAATGCTCAAATTGTTGGCTATGAATGGAATGGATTCCTTGAAAGGTCTTTAAACACTCGAGAAATTTTTTAATTAGCAGATATGAATCAAAATTTGGCCACCATTGCCTACATTGTCCCCTGCCTGTGACGCCCTTacagctttggaacaaggtatggacatccaacGATGTGTAAGGGTTCGAGGGATTCTTCAATGACATAGGAAGAGGAGATTTTGGAGCGAAAGTTACAAGAATGCtggaagaggaaatcccaggaATAGGAAGTGGCCTTAGGATAAGGAACACAACAATAGAGGCACAAGAGGAAGGACTGTAGATTTCAGCATCAAAATCAATAGTATCTTCAATTCCATCTCTAAAGTTAAGTATAATATCTTTTAAGTAGTATTGAGTTTGGAATATTTACTTTGTATGTAAAGATTTTcaagatttattaaaaaaaaaatggtatgAATAGAAAAAAATAACAATGTTATAGATTTTAAGtaattttatgatgtttttttagATTTATCAATTGTATTTGGTATTTGATTTTAATAGTGATGAATAGTTATATTCATGTTCTCATGTACTATGTAGAATgttgaataataaaaaaataatttccaTGGTCTCATTTTAGATCTAAAATATATAGAACGTTAATGTGTTGTGATTCTCTATCTTATGAGTATCATTTATTAATGTTACTTGCTTTAACAATTACCAACTAACTTGAAAGCAATGTTATTGGACCTATTAATTGATAGAAAAGTACTTTGTGATTGTTCCTCACATAATCATAGAATATGTTCACTTGCATATAGGAAATTACAACCCATGAACTAATGGGTATAAACTAAGATAAGTTTATTCCCTCTATGTTGAAAGGAAATGGAGAAGTAGGATCTTAATCCTCACAAAAGTAACCTCTTGTATCTTTTCTTTAAAGTATACTCACATATAGATTGTGAAGAAAATAATTTAAATAGGAATTTTGGCCTTGTTGAATATGCATGCACAATTATATTCATGCATGACATTACTTAATAAACACTTTGTTGATGACCATATTTCTTTACATGTGGAACTTATATATTGGGTCATAATCATCTCAAAATATTATAGCTAGTAGTGGCATAAGGCGGTTTGTGTAACCATTACATGTTACTATCCCACGGCTAAGAAAAGTGTCTTGGGTCTTAACCTCTATCATGAAATTAGATTGTGTCATATTGCAAAGAGTTCCTAGTAGGCTTGACATTAAGTGAAATATTATTGATGGTTGAGAATTAGTATAAGGAACTCTATGGGGTAGCTCTTATTTGATTATACTAGATATGAAATGGGTATTAATATTGtggacgtataaaaatgaccatattcctaaatgaatattttatgttcatttccctatttaattaaatccaatttaaataaattatccacattcttctatttaattaagtaaatcacttgattaaattcactataccatttaatgaataaatcattttattcaattaaatccctctagccacttttaattaaattcaaatttaattaaatagttatcctaaattgaataaatccaatttatttaattacaaccaaattgaatgaaaatcaaataaatccaattaaatcctattatcctccccatccacttgcaaaaacccaaaccccttcctaatcccttctagaatcttctaatcaattctaattaacctaacccccctctaaactttgtcacatccctaagcaaagggaggtcacttctcaaatgacccaaagtcttagataaccattgaaggttttcaaccttcaaccaccaaaactcttaaagtctttgaaaaccattgaaggcttccaaccttcaaccacttaatccccaaagtctccaataaccattaatggttatttcaaaccctcccacatggttaaaacatttgttttgactcaacctctacccaacccaagggtctcatcaggccattaatgctttgaccatgattatctcttaatcatttgcacaaaggtttatccttggattaaatcttaatccattgggtaaacctaatttagacttgacccttagcctttagataaccatgaggtcttctcaggcctttaatgcctccaacctcttctttcaacccaatcctgtgtggacatttgtcatcatttcattggtgcaaattgtgcacatggatccccacatacatttctggcgcccaccgtggggcacgacccCCAATAACACATAGTTTTTTGAAATTGATGACTTTTGCAGGTATGCGGGAAACGAAAATTAGCGCGTCGAAAAGATATTTTAGCGCATCCgtctaacagtttagcgcttctagcttACTGTTTAGCTCGTGtgctttctgtcttagcgcgtgaacactgttccttagcgcatgatactatttaacaaaatttcctgtaggtgtcgacgccggcgAAACACGCATTAGCGCATATACCTAACAGATTAGCGCATCTGCCAAATCTTTTAGCGCTTATAATACATATTCCAGCGCGTTGCAACTAAAAGTTAGCACATCAGATTCAAATTTTTCCTGCATAACGGACCGCGGGAAAAAGCAAAACATAGATTAGCGCGTAAgacacacagagtagcgcatccgggtAACAGAATAGCGCAAGTAGAAGAAACTGTAGCGCATCCGCAGAATATTGTAgcgcgcgtacagtttgttctatagcgcatcacagataaaacaaacaaattttttttattgtaaccgaattaaaattttagacttgtggaagtccctcGAAACAAACTAACAATCTTATCGTTTTGTTTATTTGCAGGGTTTTAACGGTTTCTTGCAGGTAAAGCGAGGAAATTTGCTTTTACAGCAgaacgattttcttttgttgaccttcaaaaaatcgaatttgctttgttgactattttttttccatagattagacaatcattgctttgaacaaataaaaaaaacatcctgtttttgtggagcaacatctctgcatagattttagaaaatcactgatttgaaaggctaAAATAAACCTCATTGTTTGCTTtttctcgaaagtggaaggtatatgctctccccttaactgggtgatcaaaaagccaaaccactcttaaagctttctttaattcaagcaataaatcctttagcaggcctgccttcccgaggggttgaaaaactcttaaagccattttttggccggtgtgaagggaacgacctaagtggggatcgactttgacgccaagtatttcaacccactataatcaaaagtgaaaagtgatgaaagtccttttcaacggttgcgtgcaacgattagccttccccccagtatccttgagatacgtaaagcctttgttctaaaggttgggaagcctcctgagggagtttatcactgacggccgaacgggaagcctgattaagaaccttagcattagaaactttgagctgagtcagtcgccaaacattgacaatatcatagtgcaagggtggggaagaatccgcccccaagattactcaccatatatctcccaagataactactcaactgtaaaacaattcactttgggttaatttctggcaaaaggcaaaaaaacgggcgccctctagggggtgacaaggctgtttgagctgacagagtatcgagactagtgggctatgatattgtcaatgacctttgaataaagagtctatctgatgtgtcttttgttgtaaatcaaaccagtgataacatcgaggatttgaacacatcctcaaaagaatatacactcaatgtttagcattaggatgatcattgtcttcatgtgtgctatgtattcttgtcacaaatgctaaaatatcttgcaaaatatctaaacaatcaaactcaaaagtcagttcaaacaaggaaaaatcataaagtggagaaaatttccatatccaacaaaacatcttttgagatgcttatcaacatttcaactatctttaggaaagactttcatccaacaagattcgagaaaagcacaaactcaaatgatcctactccaagtcaagatcaagatcaaggaatctcttcatcctccaaatctatcttaggtcctttcattccacaatcgaattctccatcccttccatccatcttgggtccttacttccctccatccacaaatccatcacctcaaatgatccataagaaagatcaataaggagcacatctttgaaattctttcaatcctctatctaaacatctttgcaaaacttcttctatcatttcctctatctatttagggtccttctgtcccaaaaattcaattttcctccatctcttcatcacttctcaagtaccaacactcatccgaaaaacatttctatctatccttgcacaaatcttccaacattctatctattatccaacacctcttttctatccttccatccctttcattcaatccttcgcataaaatccttcatctgtgagataggtgtttgtgtcattttgtcacatac contains these protein-coding regions:
- the LOC131062855 gene encoding probable inactive receptor kinase At2g26730, translating into MYNKKQVGQKNHLKESEIPNYFSSGLKNGNPGDWNKASESMEPDSLSINSEEEFSSDNHSTEFEPPKLEFIEKEHSSPFVMEELLRASVELLGEGASGEVYRVMMDNGVALVVKRLKDLQVEGKEFENRMEFMGNLKHSNVLPIFAYCFSPDENLVIYQYQNEGSLASLLHEFFKGQRELKWDTRLSIIRGVASGLAFMHREFESQGSIPHGNLKPSNVILRENLEPYIADYGFNSLVEADTIPTPFPSDAYKAPERKITQKTDVYSFGFMLLELLTGKRADNGGFNLPNWVQSVVREEWAVNVFDKEMVRNAGEDRIVQLLQLGLNCVNMVPEIRPTMSYACDVIDELWDHEEESNNSFESSQSSFHSTHFTTELPGGGISMATPSPIRNQSIMI